One region of Drosophila ananassae strain 14024-0371.13 chromosome Y unlocalized genomic scaffold, ASM1763931v2 tig00000110, whole genome shotgun sequence genomic DNA includes:
- the LOC123258217 gene encoding uncharacterized protein LOC123258217 → MCLEGLHHHWKGRPLTSLHFEFSTICNDHQDISSIFGWVITSLLSSRACSATALTSTIDIDAHLRRFWELESIQRKAEVQPEDEEVEKHFLATHTRDKQGKYIVELPFKVSETQFADTLQGALQRFKSVERRLAQNQQLRNDYVKFMREYQELGHMREISPSEIPKGRNFYLPHHPVLGRKLRVVFDGSYQDAKGMALNDTLSIGPSIQRDLFAVCLRFRMYKYVFSPDIVKMFRQIWVSEKHRDYQRIVWREDPSDQMERTHCRTM, encoded by the coding sequence ATGTGCTTGGAAGGATTACATCATCATTGGAAAGGCAGGCCATTGACGAGTCTGCACTTCGAGTTTTCAACGATCTGCAACGATCATCAAGATATATCATCAATTTTCGGATGGGTAATTACATCACTGCTTTCATCACGCGCATGCAGCGCTACGGCACTTACATCCACAATAGACATCGATGCTCATCTCAGAAGGTTCTGGGAACTGGAGAGCATACAACGCAAAGCAGAAGTTCAACCCGAAgacgaggaggtggagaaacaCTTTCTTGCGACACACACTAGAGACAAACAAGGCAAGTACATCGTGGAACTTCCGTTTAAAGTATCCGAAACACAATTCGCAGATACACTTCAAGGAGCGCTGCAGAGGTTCAAATCAGTTGAACGACGTTTGGCGCAGAATCAACAGTTACGTAACGACTACGTAAAGTTCATGAGGGAATACCAGGAGCTAGGACATATGCGAGAAATCTCACCGAGCGAAATTCCCAAGGGTAGGAATTTCTACCTGCCACATCATCCCGTATTGGGTCGGAAACTTCGAGTGGTTTTCGACGGCTCATATCAAGACGCCAAAGGCATGGCATTAAACGACACGCTCTCGATTGGACCGAGTATTCAGCGAGACCTGTTTGCTGTGTGCTTGCGATTCCGTATGTACAAATACGTCTTTTCACCGGACATAGTCAAGATGTTCCGTCAAATCTGGGTGAGCGAAAAACATAGAGACTATCAGAGAATCGTATGGAGAGAGGATCCGTCAGATCAGATGGAGAGGACACATTGTCGTACAATGTAA